From one Eriocheir sinensis breed Jianghai 21 chromosome 60, ASM2467909v1, whole genome shotgun sequence genomic stretch:
- the LOC126985630 gene encoding germ cell nuclear acidic protein-like, with the protein MTGREAKVAAPDSATDVPQLSDLSTNEAELPDLATDETKLPDLATKETELPDLATDETDLPDLATKETELPDLATDETDLTDLKTVEYELPDLATDEKELSDLATDEKELPDLAMDEKELPDLAMDEKELPDLATDETDLPDLATDETELPDLVTVEEELPDLATVEEELSDLVTVEEELPDLATVEKELPDLTTVEEELPDLVTVEEELPDLVTVEEELPDLVLVEEELPDLATVEAELPEEGPRESWGSGIRSRKVRVTGERGQRAAKDGDEARKRNEVKTRRKKKEAQWEVKK; encoded by the exons ATGACTGGAAGAGAAGCAAAGGTGGCAGCGCCTGACTCGGCCACGGACGTGCCACAGCTGTCAGATCTGAGCACAAACGAGGCAGAGTTGCCAGATCTCGCCACAGATGAGACAAAGTTGCCAGATTTAGCCACAAAGGAGACAGAGCTGCCAGATCTTGCCACGGATGAAACAGACTTGCCAGATTTAGCCACAAAGGAGACAGAGCTGCCAGATCTTGCCACGGATGAAACAGACTTGACAGATTTGAAAACGGTCGAATATGAGTTGCCAGATCTCGCCACGGACGAGAAAGAATTGTCAGATCTCGCCACGGACGAGAAAGAGTTGCCAGATCTCGCTATGGACGAGAAAGAGTTGCCAGATCTCGCCATGGACGAGAAAGAGTTGCCAGATCTCGCCACGGATGAAACAGACTTGCCAGATCTGGCCACGGACGAAACAGAGTTGCCAGATTTGGTAACGGTTGAAGAAGAGTTGCCGGATTTGGCAACGGTTGAAGAAGAGTTGTCAGATTTGGTAACGGTTGAAGAAGAGTTGCCGGATTTGGCAACGGTTGAAAAAGAGTTGCCAGATTTGACAACGGTCGAAGAAGAGTTGCCAGATTTGGTAACGGTTGAAGAAGAGTTGCCAGATTTGGTAACAGTTGAAGAAGAGTTGCCAGATTTAGTTTTAGTCGAAGAAGAATTGCCAGATTTGGCAACGGTTGAGGCAGAGTTGCCAGAAGAG GGGCCGCGGGAGAGCTGGGGGTCAGGGATACGGTCCAGGAAGGTCAGGGTCACGGGGGAGCGCGGTCAAAGGGCGGCAAAGGACGGCGACGAGGCAAGAAAGAGGAACGAGGTcaagacgagaagaaagaagaaagaggcacAGTGGGAGgtaaagaagtag